A window of Streptomyces sp. NBC_01241 genomic DNA:
CTGTCGGTCAGCGGTGGAACACCCCGCGCCGCCGGTCGGCAGATTTTTGCCCGGACCCATGGGCCAACTGGCCGGGAGCAGGCTCGACACGCCGCCGAAAATTTCCCGCGGCAGGTGTCGGCGCGGCCGGGCAGCCCCGGTCCGCAGGCCGTAGCGGCCGCCGGTCCGGGCTCCGGCTCATGCGGCGTCGTCGTCGTCAAATTCTGGACCGGTTACGCCGAGTGGGTGACCCGGCACGATCGCACAGCCTCGTCCTGGGACGTGTCGCTGCCACTCCTTCTCGTGAGGTCAGATGTCCAGGGCGATGCCGTCCAGGACCATCGAGAGGTACTGGCGGGCGATCTCCTCGGGGCTGTGCTGTCCGCCGGGCCGGTACCAGGACGCCGCGACCCAGACGGTGTCGCGGACGAAGCGGTAGGTCAGACGGATGTCGAGGTCGGCGCGGAAGGCCTGGTCGGCGACGCCGCGTTCCAGCGTGCCGAGCCAGACCTTCTCGAACTTCTGCTGGGAGTCGACGAGGTACTGGAAGCGCGGCTGGGTGGCCAGGTGCTTGGACTCCTTCTGGTAGATGGCGACGGCGGCGCGGTGCCGGTCGATCTCCCGGAAGGACTCGGTGACGAGCGCCTCGATGGTCTCCCGGGGGCCGAGGCCGGCGGCGAGCACCGCGTCGTACCCCTCCCAGAGTTCGGCGAGGAAGGTCGAGAGGATCTCGTCGATCATCGATTCCTTGGAATCGAAGTGGTAGTAGAGGCTGCCCGCGAGCATCCCGGCCTCGTCCGCAATCTTGCGGACGGTGGTGGCGTTGTATCCCTGCGCGGCGAACACCTCGGCGGCGGTGTCGAGCAGTTCGCGGCGGCGCTCGGGCGCAGGGGTCACCTGGGGCTTCTTCTTGTTAGGCACGCGCCCATTCTCCGCCCGCCGGGAAACCGCCCGGGACACCCGCCCGGGACGCTCGCCCGGCCGGACCGGCCCGGCCTCTCGGGCGGAGGTCAGGAGCGGAGGTCAGGAGCAGAGGTCAGGATTCGTACGGGGCACTGTCGTCCCCGGTCCGGCGGATCGTGCGCAGGGGCTTTCCGGGCCGCCACACCTGGACCACCAGCTCGTCGGAGTCCAGCGTCGTCCGGACCACCTCCTGGACTTCCGCGCGGAAGAGGTGGAACGGCTCCGGCGGCTTCACCTCCTCGGTGAAGCGGGCCAGGATCCCGGGGTCGGTCTCCTCGACCGCGCGGCCGGAGACCCGGACGTCGCCGTCGGCCATCTCGGCGTCCGGTCCCGGATTGGCCTGTACCGCGAACCGCGGATCGCGCAGCAGGTCCAGCGCCTTGCGCGAGTTCGGCATCATGCCGAGCCACAGTTCACCGAAGAGGACGTACACCTCCAGGCCGGTCACCCGTGGCGATCCGTCCTTGCGCAGGGTCGCCAGGACCTGGTGCTTGTACTGCCCGAAACGGGCCTGGACGGTGTCGGCGAAGGCCGGCTGTGCGGACTGGAACTCTTTCCAGGAACTCGATGTCATGAGGCCATAGAACTCTGGAATCCCGACATCCCCTGTCCGGAATTCCGCTCGGCCCGAAGGTTCGCCCGCCCGACGGCTCGCCCGCCCGACGGTTCGCCCGCCCGACGGCTCGCCCGCCCGGCGGCCTCATCCCCTCGACAGGGTCACCACCAGGGCCCACCCCTGGGTCCGGAGCACCCCTGGCGATTCCCCCTGCGCCAACAACGCGTCGTAGCGGTCGAGTGCGACGTCCTGGCCATCGAGCACCGCACCGTCCTCCAGCGCGACGGCCAGCACCGCTCCGCCCTGCGGCACCGCCAGCCGGACGGTGCCGCGTACCACCGCGACCTCCGCGCTCGTACGCTCCCTGCGGTACATCACGTTGAAGTTCACGACCGGGCCGCCGAGCAGCCGGCCGTACGTCTCCAGGTCGCCGGGGAATTCGTGCGGCCAGTACGCCTCGTCGACGATGTGGTGCTCGCCGCCCACCATGAGGTCCATCCCGGCGCCCTCGACCACGGTCAGCGTGCGGTCGACGCCGGGGAACGAGGAGAACGGCCCGTCCCCGGACACATCGGCCAGGCTGACCCGCCAGTCGAAGGCGTCCAGCGGCGCGCCCTCGGGGTACGCCGCGATCTCCCGGGTGACTCCCCCGCCGTTCTTCCAGGGCGTGGCCGTGCGGTCGGCCGCCCGCAGCACCCGGGCCGTCACCTGCCGATCCCCTGCGCCCGGGCCGCCAGGGCCTGGACGCTGCCGTCCCGGGCGGTCTCCTCGAACTCGCGGAGGCTGATGGCCGGACCTGTGGTGGCGGACGAGCCGACCATGCGCGTTCTCCGAATCCCCGACGTGTCAGAACACTGAGAGCACCGAGCGTAAGGCACCCGGATCCGTCCCGGACGGCGGCGTTCGCTATCTTGATCGCCGCCGCCCCCACCGGCCGCTCGTGTCTGCCCACCGTGAAGGAGCCTGCCGTGGAGGCCGCGGTCACCACCTGTTTTCGCCATCCGTCGTACGAGACGTATGTGAGCTGCACACGCTGCGAACGCTTCATCTGCCCCGACTGCATGCGTGAGGCCGCCGTCGGCCACCACTGCGTGGAGTGCGTGAAGGAGGGGCAGCGCTCGGTCCGGCAGGCGCGCACGGTGTTCGGCGGCGCGGTGCCCAGGAGCGCGGTGCCGCTCGTCACGTACGTGCTGATGGGCCTCAACATCCTGGTGTATCTAGGCGAGTTGGTCCGCCCGGGGATCGTCGACCGGTTCGCGATGCTCGGCGCGGGTATGAACGGCCCGGACGGCGCCCAGTACGTCTACGAGGCCGGGAACTTCCCCGGCTTCGATGTGATCGGTGTGGTGGGCGGTGAGTGGTACCGGCTGCTGACCGGGGCTTTCCTGCACCTCCCGCCGGACGGGTCGTCCTTCGGCTCGCTGCCGTTCGGGGTGCTGCACATCCTCTTCAACATGTACGCGCTGTGGAATCTGGGCCGGGTCGTCGAGGAGCAGCTGGGCCGGGCCCGTTACCTCGCGCTGTATCTGCTGTCCGCGCTGGGCGGTTCGGTCCTGGTGTATCTGATCGCGCCGTCCGACAGCACGGTGGGCGCCTCCGGGGCGATCTTCGGTCTCGGTGCGGCGTTCTACGTCATCAACCGGCGTCTGGGCCGCGACATGCAGGCGGTGAACCGGTTCATGGCCGGGTTCCTGATCTGGATGCTGATCTCGGCCGGATTCACCTCGTGGCAGGGCCACTTGGGCGGGCTGCTGACGGGGGCCGTCGTCACGGTCGCGTACGCGTACGCCCCGGCGAAGCAGCGTACGGCGATTCAGGTGGGCGCGGGCGTGGTGCTGCTCGCCGTGCTGGTGCTGCTGGTGGTGCTCAAGACGTCGGCGCTGACGGGCGGTGCGTGAGCACCGCCCCGGCCGTGTCCCCTCAGAGGGCTTCGCCCAGCGCCAGCCGGTTCACCCCCGGCAGATAAGGATCCAGTTCGCCGGGGGCGAACCGGGACATGCCCACCACGTGCCAGAACTCGCCGGCCACATCGCCGTCGTACTTGTAGCCCCCGGCCGGGGTGAGCGTCGCCCAGCCGCCCGGCAGCCCGATCAGGGTGGCCGTGGGTTCGGGCACCGTACGGTCGTCTGAAAGGGTCCACAGGCGCACCGTGCCGTCCTCTCCCGCGCTCGCGAGGATGCGCCCGTCAGGGCTGAACGCGAGGGAGAGGACCCGTCCGGCGTGGCCGTCGAGCGCCGCCAGCCGCTCGCCCGACTCCGCGTGCCACAGCCCGATCGTGCGGTCGTCACCCGCCGTGGCGAGCAGGTGGCGTGCGGGGTGCGCCGCGACGGCCCAGAGCTTGCCGGCGTGTCCGGCCAGCCGAAGCTCCGGGACGCCGTCCCGCCACACGACCGTGCGGCCGTCCCAGCCCGCCGTGGCCAGCCATGCGCCACCGGGTCCGAACGCCACCCCGTACACCCGGTCCGTGTGCTCGCGCAGTTCTGCCAGGAGCTCGCCCGTGCCGGGACGCCACAAACGTACGGCCCCGTCGTCGCAGCCGGTGGCGAGCTCGCCTCCGGGGCCGGTGCAGAAGGCGATGGAGCGGACCCGGCCCCGGTGCTCGGTCAGGGTGGCGACGGGTGCGCCGGTCGAGCGGTACCAGAGGCGGACGGTGTCGTCGTCGTTGGCGGTGGCGAGGAGGGAGCCGTCGGCGCTGAACGCCCCGGCCCAGATGTGCTCGGTCTCGGCGTCCACCTCGCGCAGGTGGGCACCGTCCGATGCGCTGCGGAGGTAGATGTCGCCGTCGTTGCTCGCCGTGGCCAGGATTTCCTCGGCCGGGCTGAAGAAGGCGGAGACCAGGCGGTTGCCCCGGCCCGTCAACTCAGCGGTGCGCCGGCCGGTCCGGGTTTCCCACAGCCGTACCGTTCCGTCGTTCCCCGCCGCCGCGAGCTGGGTGCCGTCGGCGCTGAACGAGAGTCCGGTGACCCGGCGGCCGTGGCCACGCAGGATGCGGCGGCCGTGCCCGGTGTCGGCGTCCCAGATCTGGGCACCGCCGTCGTTGCCGACGGTGAGGAGCTGCCGGTTCCCCGGACAGAAGGCGCAGGCCCACGCGGAGCCCCGGTGCGCGGTGGGCTGGCGGTCGTGCAGGGCGACGGTGCGGCCCGTGCGGGGAGTGCCGGAGACGGTCCAGAGACGGACCTGGCCGCTGCTGTCGCAGGAGGTGAGGAGCTTCCCGGAGGAGTGGAAGAGCACCTGGTAGACCGCGCCGGCGCAATGTTCCATGGTTCCCGCGGGGGTGCCGACGACCGGGTCCCAGAGGCGGACCTGGCCGTCGGTGTCACCGCTGACCAGAAGAGTTCCGTCGGGGTGGAAATCGAGCGCGTACACGCGTCCGGTGTGGCCGGTGAACGTGTGCAGCAGCCGGGTGTCCTCGGCCCGCCAGATCCTTACCGTACCGCCGCCCGCCGCACCCTGGTCGGCGGTGGCCAGGAGGGTGCCGTCGGGGCTGAACCTGGCCCGGTAGACAGCACCCTGATGACCGGCCAGTTCGCCGTCGGCGGAGCCGTCGGACAGGTTCCAGCGGCGGACCCGGGCCCCGGCGTCCCCGGTGATCAGGGTGCGTCCGTCCGGGGAGTACACGGCCGTGTAGACGGGGGCGGTGTGACCGGGAAGCCGGTGCAGGGGCCGCCCGGTGGCCACGGACCAGACAGTGACCACGCCCTCACGGTCTCCGGTGGCGACCAGGGTGCCCTCCGGGTCGAGCGCGAGCGGCCACACCCCTTCGGGATGGACGTCGAGCCGGTGGCGGCAGGCCCCGGAGACCGGGTCCCACAGGCGTACGGTGCCGTCGGAGCCGCCCGTCGCGATGGTGTCGCCGGCGAACTTCACCGCGTACACGCGTCCGGAGTGGCCCTGCAGCGTGCGCAGGGCCCGGCCGGTGTCCGCGCCGCAGATCAGCACGCCGCCGTCCTCGCTGCCGACGGCGAGGAGTTCCCCGTCGGGACTGTAGGCGATGGGTTCGGGGAGTCTGCTGGTCCGCATGTTGAATCCGTAGGGGACGCCGACGGCCGACGGCCGGTATCCGGCTTCGACGGGCATGCCCGGGGCGATGGCCGCGGCCCGGAGCTCGGGGGCCCGGCGCACGGCATCGTCCAGGATCGGTGCGATCAGCGCGGCCCGGTGCCAGCGGCTCCCGGTGAGTTCGGCGCCGGTGAGTTCGGCGCGGGTGAGGCGGCTGCCGGTGAGGTCGGCACCCGTCAGGTCCGCCCGGGAGAGGTCGGCGTGGTCGAGCCGGGCGCCGGCGAGCCTGCTGTCGCGGAGTACGGCACCGGAGAGGTTGGCTCCGGTGAGACGGGCGTCGGTCAGGTCCGCGCCGGAGAGGTCGGCGCCGGAGAAGTCCCGGTACGAGAGGTCCTCGCCGGCCAGCCGCGCGCCGCGCAGGTCGGCGTTGGCGGGGACCCGGAGCCGGTCACCGATCCGCAGCGCGTTGCGGCGGGCCGCTTCGCTGACGACGGGGCCGTCCGGGGCGAGGGTGCCGCGGACCCAGTCGGCGCAGGTCTCATGGTCGGCGAGGTCGCAGAGGAATTCGACGGCGAGCTGGCTGAACGGACGCGCGGCCAGGAGCGCGGCCCGGCCCTCGTCGAGCTGCCGCGCGGCCTGCCGGGCGACCAGCCATTCGAGCACCGAGCCGTGGATGAACTGGAACACTCCGTCGTCGCTGCGGACCAGCAGGCTGCCGGCACCGACCGCCTGGGCCTGTTCGGCGGTGGAAAGCGTGGAGGGCGCCGGCGTGGGCCCGGTGAGTCCGCCGAGGGTGGCGGCCACGGTCTCGGTCAGTTCGTCCAGGCGCAGCGCGGTACGACCGGACTCCCACAGCCGCAGGGCGAGCGCGGTGACGGAGGACCACAGCGCGGCAGCGCCGAGTCCGGGTGCGGCGCCCGTGCCGCCCTGGCCGCGCTGTTCCTCGTAGTCGATCCAGGAGGTGAAGACGTCCTCGTAGAGCCGGGCGGGGCTGAGGGTGCGGCCCGCTCCGGCGACCGCGCGCAGCCGGTCCGGGCTGAGGGCCGCGGCGAAGGAGAGCAGCCGGGGGTTGCCGCACAGGGTGAGCAGGTCGGGGATGTTGCGCAGCAGCTGGAACCGCTGTTCGGCCTGGTGTTCGTCGCCGTAGGTGCGGACGAGGTAGGAACGGACCTGGTCGGGCGTGAACCCTTCGACGGCGAGGATGCGGCGTTGGGGCAGCAGCCCGACGCGTTCGCCGAGCGCGGTCAGGATCTGGTCGTGGGACTTGAAGTGCTGGGTGCGGCTGCTGACGACGATCTTCGCCCGGTCGACGGCGGCGCCGAGAAGGACCTGGAGGTGGTCGGCGGCCCTGTCGTAGCTGACCCGGTTGACGAGTTCGTCGAAACCGTCGAAGAGCAGGACGACGCGGCCCTGGGCGAGCATGTAGCGCAGGGCCCGCAGGTCGATGGTGTCGACGCCGTGGCCCGCGAGGTGGGCGGCGACGAGCCCTTCGAGGCTGTGGGCGCGGTCCAGGGTGTTGAGCGGGATGAGCAGCGGGGTGAGGTGCGGGAGCTGTTCGGGAATGCGCCGGGCCAGTTCACGCAGGGCGAAGGTCTTGCCGTGGCCGAAGTCGCCGAGGAGCAGCAGGAACCGGCCGTGGTCGCTCTCCAGCAGGTCGATGAGGTCCTCGACGAGCCCGGTGTGTTCGGCGCCTTCGGGCCGGTCGGCGTCGCGGTAGCGCTGCGGGAGGTAGCGGGCGGGCGGGTACTGTTCGCTGCTGTTCAGCCGGGCGGTCTGCGCGGCCACGTAGCCGCGCAGATCCAGCAGCCCCTGGAACTCGACGAAACTGCGCAGCCTGACGCGGACCGTGCGGGTGGCGGCACGGTCGCGCAGCGCCTGGTCGGGCGTGTCCCCCGCGTGCACCAGCACGGCGTCGGCCGCCGCTCCGGTGGCGTGCACCTGGGCGG
This region includes:
- a CDS encoding TIR domain-containing protein, with the translated sequence MVADSELGLSVSEFDFFISYSPADEQWASWIAWSLEDAGYRTVLQAWDFVPGTNFIDYMDRGVSESTAVIAVLSRHYERSTYGRMEWQAALRAAPEAPERRLLTVRVDDIPIEGLLATITYVDLVGIADADTARSLLLNRVGQAMDGHARPVRRPGYPGSGPSGSGVVLPGQDPYPADMDRLPGRRPGGPGWAGRRRPARAPGYPPATGAGVARDTVTVLHLAGPGFGRGREPDALSRQLRGDIVELRDAGAPAPDLLVVTGDLTASGSPRECDQALSFLTAIRSQLDLPPQRVMVVPGAQDVNQAACRGYFHTCEADEVAPQPPYWPKWRHHTRLFRSFYHGLDTVFDSDQPWTLFPVPELSTVVAGFNSSMAFSHRPDDQYGSIGRDQAAWFAEALRGYEEEGWLRIGAVRHPLTAARHYADATSGPGALRDADALTRLTGPRLNLLLHGPTGGPRTTGGEPSHTTVAAGPARLPVFGASAPARFQLLRIAADGVTRWDDRTTAASPVRLPGEWRRTGRVFPAPGPAATPATPDFDRPATDTPVDSLTERVKEICLARRDGVRLRDIPRRDPADMAQIMATWQEDGVVRQQRIAVHPGVPTEAELDRFTAQVHATGAAADAVLVHAGDTPDQALRDRAATRTVRVRLRSFVEFQGLLDLRGYVAAQTARLNSSEQYPPARYLPQRYRDADRPEGAEHTGLVEDLIDLLESDHGRFLLLLGDFGHGKTFALRELARRIPEQLPHLTPLLIPLNTLDRAHSLEGLVAAHLAGHGVDTIDLRALRYMLAQGRVVLLFDGFDELVNRVSYDRAADHLQVLLGAAVDRAKIVVSSRTQHFKSHDQILTALGERVGLLPQRRILAVEGFTPDQVRSYLVRTYGDEHQAEQRFQLLRNIPDLLTLCGNPRLLSFAAALSPDRLRAVAGAGRTLSPARLYEDVFTSWIDYEEQRGQGGTGAAPGLGAAALWSSVTALALRLWESGRTALRLDELTETVAATLGGLTGPTPAPSTLSTAEQAQAVGAGSLLVRSDDGVFQFIHGSVLEWLVARQAARQLDEGRAALLAARPFSQLAVEFLCDLADHETCADWVRGTLAPDGPVVSEAARRNALRIGDRLRVPANADLRGARLAGEDLSYRDFSGADLSGADLTDARLTGANLSGAVLRDSRLAGARLDHADLSRADLTGADLTGSRLTRAELTGAELTGSRWHRAALIAPILDDAVRRAPELRAAAIAPGMPVEAGYRPSAVGVPYGFNMRTSRLPEPIAYSPDGELLAVGSEDGGVLICGADTGRALRTLQGHSGRVYAVKFAGDTIATGGSDGTVRLWDPVSGACRHRLDVHPEGVWPLALDPEGTLVATGDREGVVTVWSVATGRPLHRLPGHTAPVYTAVYSPDGRTLITGDAGARVRRWNLSDGSADGELAGHQGAVYRARFSPDGTLLATADQGAAGGGTVRIWRAEDTRLLHTFTGHTGRVYALDFHPDGTLLVSGDTDGQVRLWDPVVGTPAGTMEHCAGAVYQVLFHSSGKLLTSCDSSGQVRLWTVSGTPRTGRTVALHDRQPTAHRGSAWACAFCPGNRQLLTVGNDGGAQIWDADTGHGRRILRGHGRRVTGLSFSADGTQLAAAGNDGTVRLWETRTGRRTAELTGRGNRLVSAFFSPAEEILATASNDGDIYLRSASDGAHLREVDAETEHIWAGAFSADGSLLATANDDDTVRLWYRSTGAPVATLTEHRGRVRSIAFCTGPGGELATGCDDGAVRLWRPGTGELLAELREHTDRVYGVAFGPGGAWLATAGWDGRTVVWRDGVPELRLAGHAGKLWAVAAHPARHLLATAGDDRTIGLWHAESGERLAALDGHAGRVLSLAFSPDGRILASAGEDGTVRLWTLSDDRTVPEPTATLIGLPGGWATLTPAGGYKYDGDVAGEFWHVVGMSRFAPGELDPYLPGVNRLALGEAL
- a CDS encoding TetR/AcrR family transcriptional regulator, translating into MPNKKKPQVTPAPERRRELLDTAAEVFAAQGYNATTVRKIADEAGMLAGSLYYHFDSKESMIDEILSTFLAELWEGYDAVLAAGLGPRETIEALVTESFREIDRHRAAVAIYQKESKHLATQPRFQYLVDSQQKFEKVWLGTLERGVADQAFRADLDIRLTYRFVRDTVWVAASWYRPGGQHSPEEIARQYLSMVLDGIALDI
- a CDS encoding rhomboid family intramembrane serine protease, with amino-acid sequence MEAAVTTCFRHPSYETYVSCTRCERFICPDCMREAAVGHHCVECVKEGQRSVRQARTVFGGAVPRSAVPLVTYVLMGLNILVYLGELVRPGIVDRFAMLGAGMNGPDGAQYVYEAGNFPGFDVIGVVGGEWYRLLTGAFLHLPPDGSSFGSLPFGVLHILFNMYALWNLGRVVEEQLGRARYLALYLLSALGGSVLVYLIAPSDSTVGASGAIFGLGAAFYVINRRLGRDMQAVNRFMAGFLIWMLISAGFTSWQGHLGGLLTGAVVTVAYAYAPAKQRTAIQVGAGVVLLAVLVLLVVLKTSALTGGA
- a CDS encoding pyridoxamine 5'-phosphate oxidase family protein, with protein sequence MTSSSWKEFQSAQPAFADTVQARFGQYKHQVLATLRKDGSPRVTGLEVYVLFGELWLGMMPNSRKALDLLRDPRFAVQANPGPDAEMADGDVRVSGRAVEETDPGILARFTEEVKPPEPFHLFRAEVQEVVRTTLDSDELVVQVWRPGKPLRTIRRTGDDSAPYES
- a CDS encoding HutD/Ves family protein; the encoded protein is MTARVLRAADRTATPWKNGGGVTREIAAYPEGAPLDAFDWRVSLADVSGDGPFSSFPGVDRTLTVVEGAGMDLMVGGEHHIVDEAYWPHEFPGDLETYGRLLGGPVVNFNVMYRRERTSAEVAVVRGTVRLAVPQGGAVLAVALEDGAVLDGQDVALDRYDALLAQGESPGVLRTQGWALVVTLSRG